The Ciona intestinalis chromosome 11, KH, whole genome shotgun sequence genome has a segment encoding these proteins:
- the LOC100177650 gene encoding uncharacterized protein LOC100177650 codes for MVYFYLVVAGVLLLTSSIHGCPNCSNECEAGFINCVSCTCAPSCELLQCTPPRECVLKATECHSLPCPKMPSCIDTSKVCAGSPLRSDEDSVIQCGSSNVMCPPRYTCTPVSGHSISVCCMDAFDGKAQVPPFPEMNIFTPILSSVPPEDTDEESWGECMECPLDPCQVASCPDFPEAMCVTNDCDCSSWFIDHNQQKVDCYKSDPEMNLPPNFNPEMFFTTTTKYLAPTPTPLNSNFPEDGAKEGVMSDVVMLLIVASCVVFLCGIAIIIYRVVIRRRKQKSMHNQENEQLKSLKNGEKPQIA; via the exons CTGGAGTTTTGCTCCTCACATCCAGTATACATGGTTGTCCCAACTGTTCCAATGAATGTGAAGCCGGTTTTATAAACTGTGTATCGTGTACGtgtgccccgtcatgcgag CTCCTGCAATGTACACCCCCAAGAGAATGCGTCTTAAAAGCAACTGAATGCCATTCTCTCCCCTGCCCAAAGATGCCATCTTGCATAG ACACGTCAAAAGTGTGCGCTGGTTCTCCATTAAGAAGTGATGAAGACTCTGTGATCCAGTGTGGATCCTCCAATGTCATGTGTCCTCCAAGGTACACGTGTACTCCTGTTTCCGGACACTCAATCTCTGTCTGCTGCATGGATGCTTTCGACGGAAAAGCACAAG ttcCACCATTTCCAGAGATGAACATTTTCACCCCAATCTTATCAAGTGTCCCACCTGAAGACACAGATGAAGAAT CATGGGGCGAATGCATGGAATGTCCCCTTGACCCGTGCCAGGTTGCCTCATGCCCAGATTTCCCCGAAGCGATGTGCGTAACTAACGACTGTGACTGCTCTTCATGGTTTATTGATCACAATCAACAGAAAGTAGATTGCTACAAAA GTGATCCAGAAATGAATTTACCCCCAAATTTCAACCCCGAAATGTTtttcacaacaacaacaaaatatcttGCCCCCACCCCTACCCCACTGAACTCAAATTTCCCCGAAGATGGGGCCAAAGAAGGGGTAATGAGTGACGTGGTGATGTTACTTATCGTGGCATCGTGTGTGGTGTTTTTATGTGGAATCGCCATAATAATATAcagg GTCGTGATAAGAAGACGGAAACAAAAGAGCATGCACAATCAG GAGAACGAGCAGTTAAAGTCGTTGAAAAATGGCGAGAAACCTCAGATCGCGTGA